A stretch of the Diprion similis isolate iyDipSimi1 chromosome 14, iyDipSimi1.1, whole genome shotgun sequence genome encodes the following:
- the LOC124414634 gene encoding polyglutamine-repeat protein pqn-41-like: protein MWLLVLAGLLAVSAGKESSGSSSSSVAATAEKSSSSPDDLVLLEIDLKDPAKRSPVTATAVYGASPSQYVIRHGDESQELTPEYLGLLQQYTHTQQAPQPQARRPLPGYAKQQQQLQQAYQNSRVPAVAPPRPRSQLHPQALAQAEAAAQIQAQIDAQSRAEALQAARLGAGSSAAPTYVDPKLGSFEQELLQLVSANQAQEFKLARGPAEAGPRYVEQSYADQLPEQYHVETSAGRYHQPSAQTAYQAQAQEDVSQIQYQTPRYQPKQAKAFRPSPRYQDPQEQVNLKALQQQAEAQAIAQAQAEAQAQALAFQRISHASHNKHQQAALEQIRLNNEQHRQAVIAEEARVRSEQQRQTNALEQIQNGAHVSEAGQAHLTAQAEEQAHPRPVDHEAQLKAQLKAQAHAEAAAARRAQEAAEFKAHADAIRNLQAQQQAHVKAQEDAHRNALALERNQLRAQAHAQALAQAQAEALYKHQQQVRAKAHGEAQAAARAQTEARKTDPNAPVVQYLLPTSVPLPPPNSYFTNEQIQKYATSASSYVPRSTQTPKAQDEQSYAQQQVNQPRQAHKYKAQPQSSIYVSQSGIPKKAPVKSLTIEEIIEQDQQNSPQVVRLPSLSGPQSLTQEDVAALISAGYSVTPVPPAKPAQRTAYPDPENSSVGYYKKQRSPEYGYDEAQVSTAQRRPARRQRLHQVAQETDSSASEKVLYVVRSDESSDAKE from the exons GTCTGTTGGCGGTTTCCGCTGGGAAGGAAAGCAGCGGTTCGTCATCATCATCCGTCGCTGCGACAGCAGAGAAGAGTTCGTCGAGTCCGGACGATCTCGTGCTCCTCGAGATCGACTTGAAGGACCCGGCAAAACGGTCCCCGGTAACAGCAACTGCCGTCTACGGTGCCTCTCCAAGTCAATACGTGATTAGACATGGTGACGAAAGTCAAGAG TTGACACCGGAGTACCTGGGACTGCTTCAGCAGTACACTCATACCCAGCAGGCCCCACAGCCTCAGGCCCGTAGACCACTCCCAGGCTACGCcaagcaacaacagcaacttCAGCAGGCCTACCAGAACTCTCGAGTGCCGGCAGTCGCTCCGCCGAGACCCAGATCCCAGCTTCACCCTCAGGCACTGGCCCAAGCCGAGGCGGCGGCCCAGATCCAGGCCCAAATCGATGCTCAGTCCCGCGCTGAGGCCCTGCAAGCAGCACGACTCGGTGCCGGCTCTTCGGCTGCTCCGACCTACGTGGACCCCAAACTCGGATCCTTCGAGCAGGAGCTACTTCAGCTAGTTTCCGCCAATCAGGCCCAGGAGTTCAAACTAGCTCGCGGGCCTGCTGAGGCTGGACCCAGATACGTTGAGCAGAGCTACGCCGATCAGCTTCCGGAACAGTACCATGTCGAGACCAGTGCAGGAAGGTATCACCAGCCGTCAGCCCAGACCGCATATCAGGCCCAAGCCCAGGAAGACGTGAGCCAGATTCAGTACCAGACCCCACGCTACCAACCCAAACAGGCCAAGGCTTTCAGGCCCTCTCCACGGTACCAGGACCCCCAAGAGCAGGTGAACCTCAAGGCGCTCCAACAGCAGGCTGAGGCCCAAGCGATAGCTCAGGCCCAGGCTGAGGCTCAGGCCCAGGCACTTGCCTTCCAGCGAATATCGCATGCTTCACACAACAAGCATCAGCAGGCAGCATTGGAACAGATCCGTTTGAACAACGAGCAGCACAGACAGGCCGTTATTGCCGAAGAGGCCCGAGTGAGGAGCGAACAACAGCGGCAGACGAACGCTCTTGAGCAGATCCAGAATGGCGCTCACGTCAGCGAAGCCGGCCAGGCCCACCTCACCGCTCAGGCTGAGGAGCAGGCCCACCCCAGACCCGTAGATCACGAGGCCCAGCTCAAGGCCCAGCTCAAGGCTCAGGCCCATGCCGAAGCCGCGGCGGCCCGACGGGCCCAAGAAGCTGCCGAGTTCAAGGCCCACGCTGATGCCATTCGCAACCTTCAGGCCCAGCAACAGGCCCACGTCAAGGCCCAGGAGGACGCACACCGCAACGCACTTGCTCTGGAGCGCAACCAGCTCCGCGCTCAGGCCCACGCTCAGGCCCTGGCTCAGGCCCAGGCTGAGGCCCTCTACAAGCACCAGCAACAGGTCCGAGCCAAGGCCCACGGCGAAGCTCAGGCTGCCGCGCGCGCCCAGACCGAAGCCCGCAAGACGGACCCAAACGCCCCTGTGGTTCAGTACCTCCTCCCCACCTCcgtccccctccccccacccaATAGCTACTTCACCAACGAGCAGATCCAGAAGTACGCGACCTCGGCCTCCTCCTACGTTCCCCGCTCAACGCAGACGCCCAAGGCCCAAGACGAGCAGAGCTACGCTCAGCAGCAGGTCAACCAGCCCCGTCAGGCCCACAAGTACAAGGCCCAGCCTCAGTCCTCGATCTACGTCTCCCAGTCTGGCATCCCCAAGAAGGCCCCTGTCAAATCGCTTACCATCGAGGAGATCATTGAACAGGATCAGCAGAACAGTCCCCAAGTCGTTCGGCTCCCGAGCTTGAGTGGGCCTCAGTCCCTCACTCAGGAGGATGTTGCAGCCCTCATCAGCGCCGGCTACTCCGTCACTCCAGTTCCCCCCGCGAAACCCGCGCAGAGAACCGCGTATCCTGACCCTGAAAACTCGTCCGTAGGTTACTACAAAAAACAGCGCAGTCCCGAGTACGGATACGATGAGGCCCAGGTATCGACCGCACAGAGAAGGCCCGCCAGAAGGCAGAGGCTGCATCAGGTAGCCCAAGAAACTGACTCTAGCGCCAGCGAAAAGGTTCTTTACGTTGTCAGGAGCGATGAATCAAGTGACGCCAAGGAGTGA
- the LOC124414635 gene encoding uncharacterized protein LOC124414635 produces the protein MKTFAVVAALLQVAVSSHVAVRLPYLNPAGVNYVGGVSAHGAPLVSAPGPNLEYQHGEAALQYAQQPHGLEYEHHHQGLEYAQHSHGLEYAQYPQAQLQYTAHAPAHVEAHHVGYATAQVPAVAAVPVVKHVPALAEVPVTKIEAQHGFIEKQVDVAKPAVATKKFQVRRPAIQKHFYDIEEHVVVRPAGTALVELAEPLSKVQKGPTVVQALEHAAPLSVSAVADEHHHHHHQEHHLDAHSHGTIHVTPTPGFVHATPTPVYAHEAVHVTPAPVLVSSPSPSPVFVSSTVAPHYEESDSVIVENANFRNSVASLKQKERQIEDLEHQQDILKAEINAERSAQAHSAHSGVHHGIVTHSNGSPLEEHVAHLAAHEAGPSVVPSVKSSPAEAHANQHKLIELLTARGGVAEVGFGREGPASYVGDAGHVHARVLSATPSPDYAHPTGERVSTRRVVVSRPIETLQEFDVVEPATKIERVSYQQPTVIKTARTHHVKVQTSVPVYGKALAPAVAHASVPVFQKTVTPAAEYGYYH, from the exons ATGAAGACCTTCGCAGTGGTCGCTGCGCTCCTGCAGGTTGCAGTGTCAAGTCACGTGGCTGTGAGACTTCCGTACTTGAATCCAGCTGGAGTAAACTATGTCGGTGGAGTTTCCGCTCACGGTGCTCCGCTGGTGAGTGCTCCAGGTCCAAACCTCGAGTACCAACACGGAGAAGCTGCTCTTCAGTACGCCCAGCAGCCCCATGGCCTGGAGTACGAACACCATCACCAGGGACTGGAGTACGCTCAACACTCCCACGGCCTTGAGTACGCCCAGTACCCTCAGGCCCAACTCCAGTACACCGCCCACGCTCCGGCCCACGTTGAGGCCCATCACGTCGGCTACGCCACGGCCCAAGTTCCAGCCGTCGCTGCAGTCCCCGTCGTCAAACACGTCCCTGCCCTCGCCGAAGTTCCGGTTACCAAAATCGAGGCTCAGCACGGATTCATCGAGAAGCAAGTCGACGTAGCGAAACCCGCTGTAGCCACCAAGAAGTTCCAG GTGCGAAGACCAGCTATCCAAAAACACTTTTACGATATCGAAGAGCATGTCGTAGTGCGTCCAGCTGGAACCGCGCTTGTGGAGCTTGCCGAGCCTCTGTCGAAGGTGCAGAAGGGCCCGACGGTCGTCCAGGCCCTCGAACACGCCGCTCCTTTGTCAGTGAGCGCAGTCGCAGACgaacatcatcatcatcaccatcaggaGCATCATTTGGACGCCCATTCCCACGGAACCATCCACGTGACGCCGACTCCAGGCTTCGTCCACGCAACCCCGACCCCCGTCTATGCTCACGAAGCCGTCCACGTGACCCCGGCCCCAGTTTTGGTCTCGTCTCCATCCCCCTCTCCAGTCTTCGTCTCCTCCACCGTGGCTCCGCACTACGAAGAGAGCGATTCGGTGATTGTGGAGAACGCCAACTTCAGGAACTCCGTCGCTTCGCTGAAGCAGAAGGAACGCCAGATCGAAGACCTCGAGCATCAGCAGGACATCCTCAAGGCTGAAATTAATGCTGAAAGATCTGCTCAG GCCCACTCCGCCCACTCTGGAGTTCATCACGGAATCGTGACGCACTCGAACGGATCACCACTGGAGGAACACGTGGCTCATTTGGCTGCTCACGAAGCTGGACCATCGGTGGTACCAAGCGTCAAATCAAGCCCAGCAGAGGCCCATGCCAACCAGCACAAGCTTATCGAACTGCTCACGGCACGAGGTGGAGTGGCTGAG GTTGGATTCGGCCGCGAAGGTCCCGCCAGCTACGTCGGTGATGCAGGCCACGTCCATGCCCGCGTTCTATCCGCAACTCCGTCTCCGGATTACGCTCATCCGACTGGCGAACGTGTCTCGACGAGACGTGTCGTCGTTAGTCGGCCGATCGAGACGCTCCAGGAGTTCGACGTCGTGGAGCCGGCGACCAAGATCGAGAGGGTCTCTTACCAGCAGCCCACCGTCATCAAGACCGCTCGCACCCATCACGTCAAGGTCCAGACGTCCGTTCCCGTCTATGGAAAGGCCCTGGCACCAGCAGTCGCCCATGCATCGGTCCCCGTTTTTCAGAAGACCGTCACCCCCGCTGCTGAGTACGGATATTACCACTGA
- the LOC124414488 gene encoding uncharacterized protein LOC124414488, whose protein sequence is MELWMLFGFCLYLVATTAKSSGAKTCHRGLRRQLCRRIISVEINVKLHVQIVHREESHYRFCKNSLSNVSARFSIFIYAAVRSVASFNDTDALHCIHICKNIFMGRSTPNRIRFIKFHHENYQEAKSPDSQFDENSDSEGQDSAFFDTQPGLKDQEISAEARRPSLVDPEVADQLEGNGWLDVIPGTPGKDYPNYDGIPETSFTCQGKTPGGYYADIEARCQVFHVCNTDGKKSSFICPSGSIFNQKYLVCDWWYDFECDDATDLYSLNEKVNRGGTGSGPSGPGRTTQEVIEPLNLQEGNFVAEGFELSLAGTGEGGPGYARNGKSRGFQSNVEEEEKNAGKLASGKEAEGRDGRKPAASSSPDKDRQFQAGENSRGNYRAGNAVEEPQRAAGNPHFRNGRHGEESNGFSENLNDVSYDNNQPRGSRLEERRVRQRNRKFGEKRLDRERNEDNDNPVDFDKEDQRGGENFEPASEFGLHKTEVVGQNIRQNYPRKNSSDRVRKPEGKNQQNDYLLGIVQDEGKTGNSQANYNQPRRYVPIL, encoded by the exons ATGGAACTTTGGATGCTCTTCGGCTTTTGTCTGTATCTCGTTGCAACGACGGCGAAATCG tcAGGAGCAAAAACCTGTCACCGTGGATTAAGACG ACAACTTTGCAGGAGAATAATAAGCGTAGAGATAAACGTGAAACTGCACGTGCAGATCGTGCATCGCGAGGAATCGCATTATAGATTCTGTAAGAATTCACTTTCTAATGTCTCTGcacgattttcaatattcatatatGCAGCGGTTCGGTCCGTTGCATCGTTCAATGATACTGATGCACTGCACTGCATCCAcatatgtaaaaatatatttatgggGCGTTCCACGCCAAACCGTATACG tttcattaaatttcacCATGAAAATTACCAGGAGGCCAAATCTCCTGACTCACAATTCGACGAAAATTCGGACTCCGAAGGACAGGATTCAGCGTTTTTTGACACCCAACCGGGTCTAAAAGACCAAGAAATTTCTGCAGAAGCCCGAAGACCAAGTCTTGTAGACCCCGAAGTCGCTGATCAACTAGAAGGAAACGGATGGCTAGACGTAATTCCCGGGACGCCTGGAAAGGACTATCCAAACTACGATGGTATTCCCGAAACCTCCTTCACGTGCCAGGGCAAAACACCCGGAGGCTATTATGCCGATATTGAGGCACGCTGTCAG GTTTTCCACGTCTGTAACACCGATGGTAAAAAAAGTTCCTTCATCTGTCCAAGCGGCAGTATATTCAACCAGAAATACTTGGTCTGCGATTGGTGGTACGATTTCGAGTGCGATGACGCTACGGATCTTTACTCGCTAAACGAAAAGGTGAACCGAGGAGGCACAGGATCGGGTCCTTCAGGACCAGGCAGGACCACGCAGGAGGTTATCGAGCCCCTGAACCTGCAGGAGGGAAATTTTGTGGCCGAGGGTTTCGAGCTATCGCTTGCCGGAACCGGCGAAGGGGGTCCAGGATACGCGAGGAATGGAAAGAGTCGAGGATTCCAGAGCAACgtggaggaagaggagaagaaTGCGGGGAAATTGGCTTCCGGTAAGGAGGCGGAAGGACGCGATGGAAGGAAACCAGCCGCTTCGTCTTCTCCGGATAAAGATCGGCAATTCCAAGCGGGAGAAAATTCTCGGGGTAATTATCGGGCCGGAAACGCGGTCGAGGAGCCTCAGAGGGCGGCGGGGAATCCTCATTTCCGGAACGGACGTCACGGCGAGGAATCGAACGGATTCAGCGAAAACCTTAACGACGTCTCTTATGATAATAATCAGCCTCGAGGAAGCCGGTTAGAAGAGCGACGCGTTCGCCAGAGGAACCGGAAGTTCGGGGAAAAGCGGTTGGATCGTGAAAGAAACGAGGATAACGATAACCCCGTGGATTTCGACAAGGAGGATCAAAGAGggggagaaaattttgaacctGCGTCAGAGTTTGGTCTCCATAAAACGGAAGTTGTCGGTCAAAATATCCGCCAAAATTATCCGCGAAAGAATTCTTCGGACAGAGTTCGGAAACCGGAAGGAAAAAATCAACAGAATGATTATCTACTTGGTATTGTTCAGGACGAAGGCAAGACCGGAAATTCACAAGCTAATTATAATCAGCCGAGAAGATATGTGccgattttataa
- the LOC124414487 gene encoding uncharacterized protein LOC124414487, with the protein MKPGQSDITCQGRIFVVQDLAKRRRTKKVIEPRLPEPEVSEIGKGRLNFKGFSQRLLPRAPEGICLEVYKTLSKTLQRSVKRHTKSIDQYRSINRNTYDVIMQGILVYAIAFLLAFVGSGFAAPQYIANPETPYAHPAVLINSHMESQLPEELRNPFYKNPRIANSLAKESWFGNKEMQVLEREAEKIPREKIFSVLHNAGLVQRR; encoded by the exons ATGAAACCAGGTCAATCGGATATTACATgt CAAGGAAGAATATTTGTTGTTCAGGATTTGGCAAAACGGCGACGAacgaaaaaagtaatcgaGCCTCGTTTACCGGAACCGGAAGTCTCGGAAATCGGAAAGGGGCGTCTGAATTTCAAGGGCTTTTCGCAAAGGTTGCTGCCCCGTGCCCCGGAGGGGATTTGTCTCGAAG TATATAAGACTCTGAGTAAGACGTTGCAGCGTTCAGTCAAGAGACATACGAAAAGCATCGATCAGTATCGGTCAATTAATCG AAACACGTACGACGTAATCATGCAGGGGATCCTCGTTTATGCCATCGCATTTCTCCTCGCGTTTGTGGGAAGCGGTTTTGCCGCACCTCAGTACATAGCAAACCCGGAAACGCCGTACGCTCATCCTGCGGTGTTGATAAACTCCCACATGGAGTCCCAACTGCCGGAAGAACTGCGTAATCCATTTTACAAGAACCCCAGGATCGCTAATAGCCTTGCCAAGGAATCGTGGTTCGGCAACAAGGAAATGCAG GTACTAGAACGAGAGGCGGAAAAAAtaccgagagaaaaaatattcagcgtACTTCACAACGCTGGACTCGTacaaagaagataa